Proteins from a single region of Streptomyces sp. Tu 3180:
- a CDS encoding EF-hand domain-containing protein, with the protein MTTTAQDILTLKLERTFDQMDANHDGYLDWTDYQKLADRYIQAYRLDRNDLRTRALQTFCQIYWLELLRHAGVDGDRLTKEQFVTASRLAVIDTSRLNVTEGGGHAIFDIIDVDGDNEITKDEFARFLRDVWKSDTPDAMDMFTRLDTDGDGAISRHEFIRAIREYYFSNDPDAPGSLFFGHV; encoded by the coding sequence ATGACCACGACGGCACAGGACATCCTCACCCTCAAGCTCGAGCGCACCTTCGACCAGATGGACGCCAACCACGACGGCTACCTGGACTGGACGGACTACCAAAAGCTCGCCGACCGCTACATCCAGGCCTACCGGCTCGACAGGAACGACCTCCGGACCCGGGCACTGCAGACCTTCTGCCAGATCTACTGGCTGGAGCTGCTGCGCCACGCGGGCGTGGACGGGGACCGGCTCACCAAAGAACAGTTCGTCACGGCCAGCCGCCTGGCGGTCATCGATACCAGCCGCCTGAACGTGACCGAAGGCGGCGGACACGCGATCTTCGACATCATCGACGTCGACGGCGACAACGAGATCACCAAGGACGAGTTCGCCCGCTTCCTGAGGGACGTCTGGAAGAGCGACACACCCGACGCGATGGACATGTTCACCAGGCTCGACACCGACGGGGACGGCGCGATCTCGCGCCACGAGTTCATCCGCGCGATCCGCGAGTACTACTTCTCCAACGACCCGGACGCACCGGGC